Below is a window of Watersipora subatra chromosome 11, tzWatSuba1.1, whole genome shotgun sequence DNA.
TgcataatcacaaaaatctgaatccgctataataacataaacataagtAACTATTTGTTTTAAACTGTAATCAAACTGTTTGCTTTTAAGTTGGAATTGCTCAACCAAAAtattaaagttaaattttaggctaattttaaagagaaatctttggacaacactgtcactactataaaacgccctaaagattgttggttatgttatcaacgaacaataaaattcagttactagcaattgctgggaaagttgcaaatatgcgtctacggcggtcgaccatagaaaacgcataaaggagtctacttcagtgaaagggttaaaaacgttgcatttaccactgttcgtgatagtaaacatgttcatttccttccgcagctgagttacttttacttttttccagctacgattaccacagaactacagaacttgcacgggtacagctactgcgttttacctactaaagtTCTACAGCGAAAAAGTTAATacgtcttattcaatgttgtattgtctattaattgccacacatccactacttaaaaacgttggatttgccactgttcgtgatagtaaacatgttcattaccttccgcagctgacttacttttactttttttcagctaggagtactacagctactacagaacttgcacgggtactccgaacattgcgataggcgacggtgagaagaaagcgagcagcatatattacaaaaaaagcacaccatcttaTTCACTTTTGGAAACggttgaagcagtacaatgcctcctaAAAAGCCTACCGctcaaacgcaagaacagattgattcccgtagagaaagagaccgagttcgcaaagcagcagctagacgagcagaaactgcagagcaaacacagctacgcctacaacgagacagaatagctactgcatctgctagaagtgcagaaactgcagagcaaccacagctacgcctacaacgagacagaatagctactgtatctgctagaagtgcagaaactgcagagcaaacacagctacgcctacaacgagacagaatagctactgcatctgctagaagtgcagaaactgcagagcaaacacagctacgcctacaacgagacagaatagctactgcatctgctagaagtgcaaaAACTGcggagcaaacacagctacgcctacaatgaaacagaatagcagctgctagaagagcagaaaccgctgaacaaacacaggtacattgagagcaggccagaatagatgctgcagctgctaaaagtgcagagactgctgagccgacccatAAGCGGCTCCACGACAAGAtacactaactacagcagctgcttggCCGCCACAACCTACCAGGCGCCATGCatgggcagaaaactttgcacttgactacaatCCTGCAACGCAGTATAGGGCCCATCAGAaattttttatgggacgaatgtctaAAAAATGTTCCAGacgtaatgccttacgttggaaagacGAGAGGCCAGGCATTTGTTGCAACAATGGGAAAGTTCGCCTACGACCACTCTCTGAGGATATTCCACCTGTATTGACTCACCTATTCCAAGGCGCAAATCCTGATTCTGAACATTTTTTGGGGAATTTACGAAAATATAACAGCTGTTTTCAAATGACATCATTTGGAGCTAAAACCATTGATGAGCCTGGATTTAACCCAAATTTCAAGGTTCAAGGTCAAGTCTACCATCTGATTGGATCCTTGCTTCCGATACCGGGTGAGCAACCACAGTTCCTGCAAATCTATTTCATGGGTGACCAGCAGGCAGAGGCAGAACGTCGGCGTGGTATTGTTGAAGGAGTTCGATTAAACTTAATCCGTGAGCTGCAGGATGTTCTACACgagcaaaataaatatgtgCGTGATTTCAAAACTGCTCGGGAGAGGCTGCCTGAAAACACGGATGACTTGCGAATTGTCATTCATGCTGACCAGCACTCTGTTGGAGAGCATGAAAGGAGATTCAATGCTCCTGTCATAGATGAAGTTGCCATTCAAATAGTTGGACAGCAGTTTGAAAGGCGGGATATTATTCTGCAGTTACGCAGCAATGAACTGCAGAGGATATCTGAGACGCACAGAGCATATGACGCCCTGCAGTATCCACTCATTTTCTGTCGAGGTGACGATGGCTACAACTTTCAGCTGCGACAGACTGACATTCGCACAGGAGAGCCAGGTACACGAAAGGTTTCTGCTATGGATTTTCATGCTAGCAGACTGATGGTTCGTGATGGTAGCTTCAACTACATTCACAGGTGCCGAAAGCTGTTTTTGCAGTTTGCAGTTGATATGTACGCTAAAATTGAAACTGAAAGACTTAGCTTTATCCGCCACCATCAGACACGGCTAAGAGCTGATGACTACATCCACCTGCGTGATGCAGTGGCTGATGATCGCAATGCAAACCAACTAGGTAACATGGTGATTTTACCTTCATCTTTTACTGGTGGCCCGCGCTGCATGCATGAGCGTACACAGGATGCCATGACATATGTGCGACATTACGGCAGACCAGACCTCTTCATCACATTTACCTGCAACAGCAAATGGGATGAGATTTCCAATG
It encodes the following:
- the LOC137407779 gene encoding uncharacterized protein, encoding MSKKCSRRNALRWKDERPGICCNNGKVRLRPLSEDIPPVLTHLFQGANPDSEHFLGNLRKYNSCFQMTSFGAKTIDEPGFNPNFKVQGQVYHLIGSLLPIPGEQPQFLQIYFMGDQQAEAERRRGIVEGVRLNLIRELQDVLHEQNKYVRDFKTARERLPENTDDLRIVIHADQHSVGEHERRFNAPVIDEVAIQIVGQQFERRDIILQLRSNELQRISETHRAYDALQYPLIFCRGDDGYNFQLRQTDIRTGEPGTRKVSAMDFHASRLMVRDGSFNYIHRCRKLFLQFAVDMYAKIETERLSFIRHHQTRLRADDYIHLRDAVADDRNANQLGNMVILPSSFTGGPRCMHERTQDAMTYVRHYGRPDLFITFTCNSKWDEISNELLPGQQSYDRHDVVARVFHLKLKQLMDYITTGAIFGAVRCHMYTIEWQKRGLPHAHILIWLCDRIRLEQVDCVISADIPNRVEDPELFEIVTKHMVHGPCGQLNPGSPCMKDGTCTKKYPKALIKDTVTGIDGYPLYRRRSADDGGFTKQHTLRAVGEAYDITLDNRWIVPYCPLLSKVFNAHINVEFCNSVKSIKYICKYVNKGSDQAVFGLERDGAQVDEVARYESGR